The Methylomusa anaerophila genome has a segment encoding these proteins:
- a CDS encoding ABC transporter ATP-binding protein, whose translation MIQFRNVHVTYRNSNQESLTGFSLNVQQGEFVVLTGKSGCGKTTVTRLVNSLIPNFFDVELKGEVSVGGLDIKTASIREISRKVGSVFQDPRSQFFTLHVRSELAFPSENYGVERHAMQTQIKKTVQDLSLNGLLARSILALSSGEKQKVAVASAYTLEPEIYVLDEPSANLDEIGTDQLCDILKTLKAKGRTVIVSEHKLSYLKDLADRVVFMEDGKWKEEFSGRDFFAKSSGWFRDRGLRYSDKTALQPAANAFCRQENPTPFLQAVNLSFGYKRGKPILDNISLSAYRGEITGIMGKNGIGKSTLLRVLMGLEKPKGGEILIEGKKAGRETRIQNSFYVMQDVDYQLFAPSVWEEMLLGCKAFPDIAAQAEKYLRFFQLENYKDTHPASLSGGQKQRLAIALACMRNTKLLFLDEPTSGLDGENMAKVSRIIRKLAQEGRCIFVISHDYEFAANTFDKILYLAADGRLTRMTCNNQE comes from the coding sequence GTGATTCAGTTCCGTAATGTGCATGTGACTTACCGGAACAGTAACCAGGAAAGTCTTACCGGTTTCAGCCTGAATGTACAGCAAGGCGAATTTGTGGTCTTAACCGGAAAAAGCGGCTGCGGCAAAACAACGGTTACCCGCTTAGTCAACAGTCTAATACCGAATTTCTTTGACGTTGAGTTAAAGGGGGAAGTATCCGTTGGCGGTCTGGACATAAAAACGGCTTCAATTCGCGAAATATCACGCAAGGTAGGTTCGGTTTTTCAGGACCCGCGATCCCAGTTTTTTACCTTGCATGTTAGGAGCGAACTTGCATTTCCCAGCGAAAACTATGGGGTTGAAAGGCATGCGATGCAGACGCAAATAAAGAAAACCGTTCAAGATTTAAGCCTTAATGGACTGCTGGCGAGATCCATCTTGGCGCTTTCCAGCGGCGAAAAACAAAAAGTAGCCGTGGCATCTGCCTATACATTGGAACCGGAAATTTATGTTTTAGATGAACCATCCGCCAATTTAGACGAAATAGGAACGGATCAACTTTGCGATATACTGAAAACACTCAAAGCCAAAGGGCGTACCGTCATTGTTTCTGAACATAAGCTTTCCTATTTAAAAGATTTGGCCGACCGTGTGGTTTTCATGGAAGACGGGAAGTGGAAGGAGGAATTTAGCGGCCGGGATTTTTTTGCAAAATCTAGCGGGTGGTTCCGGGACAGGGGACTGCGTTATTCTGATAAGACAGCCCTGCAACCGGCAGCCAATGCGTTCTGCCGTCAGGAAAACCCGACCCCTTTTCTGCAAGCAGTGAATTTATCCTTTGGCTATAAAAGAGGAAAACCCATTCTGGATAACATTTCGTTAAGCGCTTATCGGGGTGAAATTACCGGTATCATGGGAAAAAACGGCATTGGGAAGAGCACTCTGCTGCGAGTGCTGATGGGGCTGGAAAAACCAAAGGGGGGAGAGATACTTATTGAGGGAAAAAAGGCCGGGAGGGAGACGCGAATCCAAAATTCATTCTATGTTATGCAGGATGTGGATTACCAGCTTTTTGCCCCCAGCGTATGGGAGGAGATGTTGCTGGGATGTAAAGCGTTTCCCGATATAGCGGCGCAAGCAGAGAAATATCTTCGTTTTTTCCAGCTTGAAAACTATAAAGACACCCATCCCGCGTCTCTTTCCGGCGGGCAAAAACAGCGTCTCGCGATTGCGCTGGCCTGCATGCGAAACACGAAACTTTTGTTTCTGGATGAACCTACCAGCGGGCTGGATGGAGAAAATATGGCAAAAGTTAGCCGGATTATCAGAAAACTGGCGCAAGAAGGGCGGTGTATTTTTGTTATTTCACATGATTATGAATTTGCCGCGAATACCTTTGACAAAATTTTATATTTGGCGGCAGACGGCAGACTGACCAGAATGACCTGCAATAACCAAGAATAA
- a CDS encoding thioesterase II family protein — MEPQKIATPWLLTSPMVNEKLRLFCLPYAGGGALIYKEWAKAFPADVGVYPIQLPGRENRLAEPPFYKMSQLVEAISAAIVPYLQRPFIFFGHSLGARIAFELARNLRKKWNIRPCRLLVSGSRAPQIAEPKPIHHLPDDEFVKELRRLSGTPEAILQNRELMELFIPILRADFTVDETYVYSEDVPLACPISAFGGKEDMEANQKEIEAWAGHTCGEFTLEMIEGNHFFLQTRKDILLRSVSQILFQHLNLTGA, encoded by the coding sequence ATGGAACCGCAAAAAATAGCCACTCCGTGGCTGCTTACTTCTCCTATGGTCAATGAGAAGCTTCGCCTTTTCTGTTTGCCTTATGCAGGCGGAGGCGCCTTGATTTACAAGGAATGGGCCAAGGCTTTTCCCGCTGATGTGGGAGTATATCCAATACAGCTTCCCGGCAGGGAAAACCGGCTGGCGGAACCGCCGTTCTATAAAATGAGCCAACTGGTGGAGGCAATTTCCGCCGCGATTGTTCCGTATTTGCAACGCCCGTTTATCTTTTTCGGTCACAGTTTAGGAGCGAGAATTGCTTTTGAACTGGCGCGGAATCTGCGGAAAAAATGGAATATTCGGCCCTGCCGCCTGCTGGTTTCAGGAAGCCGTGCGCCGCAAATAGCGGAACCCAAGCCCATTCATCATCTGCCGGATGATGAGTTTGTAAAGGAACTGCGCCGATTGTCGGGCACACCCGAGGCAATTTTGCAAAACAGAGAGCTTATGGAATTATTCATCCCGATTTTACGGGCGGACTTTACTGTTGACGAAACATATGTCTATTCGGAGGATGTGCCGCTTGCCTGTCCGATTTCGGCATTCGGCGGGAAAGAGGATATGGAGGCGAACCAAAAAGAGATTGAGGCCTGGGCGGGCCATACCTGCGGTGAGTTTACTCTTGAAATGATTGAAGGGAATCACTTTTTTCTGCAGACGCGAAAGGATATTCTTTTGCGGTCTGTCTCGCAAATTCTATTTCAACACTTAAATTTGACAGGCGCGTAA
- a CDS encoding salicylate synthase, which produces MNANEEWFDNAVKKYEQLGYWEPLTLGQQLRLWAEKYQNRVALVADDTRLTYWELDRKVDELAAGFFDMGIKKGDNVVVQLPNRISFVVTCFALFRMGALPVLSLPAHRESELDGVFGLAKPVAYIIPTTFLGFDYKKMADQLVKQHPCVKFIITDGKSEGGINLADISRPPVDLESPSYGDIALLLLSGGTTGTPKLIPRTHADYAYNAKASAIRCKLNPQSVYLAVLPIAHNFPLCCPGILGTLSVGGKVVLCKTTSCDEALPLIEKERVTITALVPAMANLWLEVLEWDTSSDISSLEVLQVGGAMLDENLAKRIMPEIQCRLQQVFGMAEGLICSTSLDDPDHIIHSCQGHPISDSDEIRIIGPDGNDVAAGEYGELLVRGPYTISGYYRAPEQNRKDFTPDGFYRSGDKARITPDGNLQIGGRIKEQINRAGEKIMPAEVESYLCLHPDIKDAALIGLPDENLGERSCAYLITDKEEISLTDIHKFFNDIGVARYKMPDQIELIDFWPFTSVGKVDKTKLKAMAAELDRKAEHDLTSYSEETIDFAGDAHYTAAQIVESGIFADYLLYENKEELSLGMGIHALLSVDSEYTTLKTENKTLQLENGMLSETIARVFLAVRLKNWRAYGTANFGLSRYNHKLPLLSEDNCLLKLFIPEVEVRFIQGSILLRALGEDRFKEFGQLVRKILDAGHNKSIENCLAKRVNRRKLEVPWVNTHNAEEYMKIVADAVGEIRERKYQKIILARKIPLNQELDMVASYIAGRKVNSPARSFLLNLGSLNAAGFSPETVVEVDSQGWVSTQPLAGTRASGGSEEEGNKLRDELLNDPKEIAEHAVSVKLALEEMKSICDSETIAVSDFMSVANRGTVQHIASRLKGKLKPGYNSWHAFNALFPAVTASGIPKKESIEAIGRFESHPRNLYSGCVMTFDSDGVMDAALVLRTIFQKNKNAWLHTGAGIVGMSIPSRELEETREKLSSYSRQLVCLQS; this is translated from the coding sequence ATGAACGCAAACGAGGAATGGTTTGACAATGCTGTAAAAAAATACGAACAACTTGGTTATTGGGAACCATTAACGCTTGGACAACAATTAAGATTATGGGCTGAAAAATATCAAAACAGAGTCGCGCTTGTTGCCGATGATACCAGACTCACCTATTGGGAGCTTGACCGCAAGGTTGATGAACTTGCTGCCGGCTTTTTTGATATGGGAATAAAGAAAGGCGACAATGTGGTGGTGCAGCTCCCGAACCGTATATCTTTCGTCGTCACATGCTTTGCCCTGTTTCGTATGGGAGCTCTGCCGGTTCTTTCCCTGCCTGCCCACAGGGAGAGTGAACTTGACGGGGTTTTTGGACTTGCAAAACCGGTTGCTTATATTATACCGACAACATTTCTTGGCTTTGACTACAAAAAAATGGCAGATCAATTAGTGAAACAGCATCCCTGCGTCAAATTTATTATCACCGATGGTAAAAGCGAAGGCGGCATCAATCTTGCCGATATCAGCAGGCCGCCGGTAGACCTGGAATCACCTTCATACGGAGATATTGCCCTTTTGCTCTTATCCGGCGGGACGACCGGCACACCTAAGCTGATTCCAAGAACCCATGCCGATTACGCGTATAATGCAAAAGCTTCCGCCATACGCTGCAAACTGAACCCGCAAAGCGTCTATCTTGCCGTTTTACCGATTGCCCATAACTTTCCCCTTTGCTGCCCCGGAATCCTTGGGACACTGTCAGTCGGCGGCAAGGTGGTTTTGTGCAAAACCACCAGCTGCGATGAAGCCTTGCCGCTTATTGAGAAAGAGAGGGTGACAATAACCGCGCTTGTTCCTGCGATGGCAAATTTATGGCTGGAGGTGCTGGAGTGGGATACCTCAAGCGATATCTCAAGCCTTGAAGTCCTCCAGGTAGGCGGGGCTATGTTGGATGAAAATCTTGCGAAACGCATAATGCCGGAAATACAGTGCCGGCTTCAGCAGGTTTTCGGTATGGCGGAAGGCCTCATTTGCTCCACTTCCCTTGACGATCCTGATCATATCATCCACAGCTGCCAGGGGCATCCAATTTCGGATAGTGATGAAATAAGAATTATTGGTCCAGACGGAAACGATGTGGCGGCAGGAGAATATGGCGAACTTCTTGTGAGAGGTCCCTATACAATAAGCGGTTACTACCGGGCGCCCGAACAGAACCGCAAGGATTTTACCCCCGATGGTTTTTATCGTTCCGGGGATAAGGCAAGAATCACTCCGGATGGGAATTTACAAATCGGGGGGCGCATAAAAGAGCAAATCAACCGGGCCGGCGAAAAGATCATGCCGGCTGAAGTAGAGTCTTATCTATGCTTGCACCCGGATATAAAAGACGCCGCCTTGATTGGCCTTCCCGATGAAAATCTTGGCGAGAGAAGCTGCGCGTATTTGATAACCGACAAGGAAGAAATCAGCCTTACGGACATTCATAAATTTTTTAATGACATAGGGGTTGCGCGCTATAAAATGCCGGATCAAATCGAACTCATAGATTTCTGGCCGTTTACCAGCGTTGGCAAAGTCGATAAGACAAAACTTAAAGCGATGGCGGCGGAACTTGACCGTAAAGCAGAACATGACCTAACATCCTACAGCGAAGAAACAATTGATTTTGCAGGAGATGCCCATTATACGGCAGCACAGATTGTCGAGTCCGGCATCTTTGCAGACTATCTCCTTTACGAAAATAAGGAAGAATTGTCTTTGGGGATGGGAATTCATGCCTTGTTATCCGTCGATTCTGAATATACAACACTAAAAACAGAAAATAAAACGCTGCAGTTGGAAAATGGCATGTTAAGTGAAACCATTGCCAGAGTCTTCTTAGCGGTTCGGCTAAAAAACTGGCGTGCTTATGGAACTGCCAATTTCGGACTGTCCCGCTATAATCACAAACTGCCGCTTCTGTCTGAAGACAACTGCCTTCTGAAACTGTTTATTCCTGAAGTTGAAGTGCGGTTTATACAAGGCTCAATCCTTTTAAGAGCCTTGGGAGAGGACCGCTTTAAAGAGTTTGGCCAACTGGTGAGGAAGATATTGGATGCGGGACATAACAAAAGTATTGAAAATTGCCTTGCTAAACGAGTAAACAGGCGAAAATTGGAAGTACCGTGGGTAAATACCCATAACGCTGAAGAATACATGAAAATAGTGGCGGATGCTGTGGGGGAAATCCGGGAGCGTAAATATCAAAAAATAATTTTGGCCAGAAAAATCCCCCTTAATCAGGAACTGGATATGGTTGCCAGTTATATTGCGGGCAGAAAGGTCAATTCTCCCGCGCGATCCTTTCTTCTTAACCTCGGCAGTTTGAATGCGGCCGGGTTCAGTCCGGAAACGGTTGTCGAAGTTGACAGCCAAGGCTGGGTAAGCACCCAGCCCCTTGCGGGAACCCGCGCAAGCGGCGGCAGTGAGGAAGAGGGGAACAAGCTTAGAGATGAGCTCTTAAATGATCCCAAAGAGATTGCGGAGCATGCGGTTTCCGTAAAACTGGCGTTGGAAGAAATGAAAAGCATTTGTGATTCCGAAACCATTGCCGTGAGTGATTTCATGTCAGTTGCCAACAGAGGGACTGTTCAGCATATTGCTTCCAGATTAAAAGGAAAACTTAAACCCGGCTATAACTCATGGCATGCGTTTAATGCCCTTTTCCCTGCCGTTACGGCTTCAGGGATACCCAAAAAAGAGTCTATTGAGGCCATAGGAAGATTCGAGTCTCACCCCAGAAATCTCTACAGCGGCTGCGTAATGACTTTTGACAGCGACGGCGTAATGGATGCCGCCCTTGTTTTGCGGACTATTTTTCAGAAAAATAAGAACGCGTGGCTTCATACCGGCGCAGGCATAGTTGGCATGTCCATACCATCCAGGGAGTTGGAAGAGACCCGGGAAAAGCTAAGCAGTTATTCCAGACAGTTGGTGTGTCTCCAGTCGTAA
- a CDS encoding MptD family putative ECF transporter S component, which translates to MAATRNNNQTVRHLITIGIFNALIVGIFMLMGFTIGLIPLILIFMPVILAIPGGIIFMLMIAKAPMRGVFVISGALMGLVFLNMAPAGVFGMSIFLGGVLGEIVFGYIGRGKFVAAATGFACYMLGFAVGEGFPLTFMKNAYAAQQAANGTEQLAVLQKCLDLMNPAMLAVICLLTVITAYLGSLWGKRLLLSNFEKAGIV; encoded by the coding sequence ATGGCGGCAACAAGGAATAACAACCAGACTGTCCGGCATTTGATCACCATTGGCATTTTTAATGCCTTGATCGTTGGCATCTTTATGCTGATGGGATTTACCATCGGACTAATTCCTTTGATTTTAATCTTTATGCCGGTTATTTTAGCCATTCCGGGAGGAATTATTTTTATGCTGATGATCGCAAAAGCGCCGATGCGCGGGGTTTTTGTCATCAGCGGCGCCCTAATGGGTTTGGTCTTTTTAAACATGGCGCCGGCCGGTGTGTTTGGAATGAGCATTTTTTTGGGGGGAGTTCTGGGAGAGATTGTATTTGGTTATATAGGCAGGGGGAAGTTTGTCGCGGCGGCAACCGGTTTTGCCTGCTACATGCTGGGATTTGCTGTGGGGGAAGGTTTTCCCCTTACCTTTATGAAGAACGCCTATGCAGCGCAACAGGCGGCAAATGGAACAGAGCAACTGGCTGTACTTCAAAAATGCCTGGATTTAATGAATCCGGCAATGCTTGCCGTGATCTGCCTGCTTACGGTGATTACGGCCTATTTGGGCAGCTTATGGGGAAAGCGGCTGCTGCTCTCGAATTTTGAAAAAGCCGGTATTGTATAA
- a CDS encoding TonB-dependent receptor plug domain-containing protein — protein sequence MKKKQKQRLVSALVSGALLLAGSTVFADEQEFSLDEYVVTANRMPVKKTETAASVTVITREEIARSGAANVPDIFKKTNVMMSEDATASIPSINGDDRVLILIDGRKLNQEGGQRMGRFGADLYYLPSVDSIERIEIVKGPASALYGSDAVGGVINIITRKGSKPDTHYTLETGSWGLRRYNLNTENKVGDFSYRINFERKHQDDYRYKNSRSGEVERAVNTAVDQDSLNIRLDKDLGNNRSVTLTVDHIDGRKGFNVIPDQTVQPYYYFPNGVKAYVENDVSLTYRWEQGEKTDNFIKLYRNYLTYNYENMTNLYGIDVNWGRFTNQTDGAEWQQTWKFSDNYTLLGGASWRQTTYDNSEQGISDKKITNRAGFLENHWRLPQNWSVTAGVRYDSYSLFGNKSTTRITVNREINNTTNVFASWGQVFKVPFIDEVYGNGIVVPNLNLRPETGDVITLGMNARLAKETELQASVFTSRVEDAITYQNLGTTAFPVYQYANVAEQKRSGLDLSLKRQLSPQWQIAAGYSYVKVEEKEHGAGSYQDDINNSQPNGYRLSLQYGQDKWNADLSLRGATGRNLKAFSSEDYWVVDLGVNYKINPDTRAYLKVYNLANEAYELRGSYKTSDITGAYPMPARQFVFGIDQRI from the coding sequence GTGAAGAAAAAGCAAAAACAACGTTTGGTCAGCGCACTGGTGAGCGGGGCTTTGTTACTGGCCGGATCAACGGTGTTTGCCGACGAACAGGAATTCAGCCTGGATGAGTACGTGGTGACTGCCAACCGGATGCCGGTAAAAAAGACGGAAACAGCAGCCAGCGTGACTGTCATTACCCGCGAAGAAATTGCCAGAAGCGGGGCGGCCAATGTACCGGATATTTTTAAAAAGACCAATGTAATGATGTCGGAAGACGCTACCGCCAGTATTCCCTCCATCAATGGCGACGACCGTGTGCTTATTTTGATCGACGGCCGCAAGCTCAACCAGGAAGGCGGTCAGCGTATGGGCCGATTCGGCGCGGATCTTTATTATTTACCCAGTGTGGATAGTATTGAACGGATCGAGATTGTCAAAGGGCCTGCTTCCGCACTATATGGCAGCGACGCAGTCGGTGGCGTGATTAATATTATCACCCGTAAAGGTTCCAAGCCGGATACTCATTACACCCTGGAAACCGGCAGCTGGGGCTTGCGCCGGTACAACCTGAATACGGAAAATAAAGTCGGTGATTTCAGCTACCGCATCAATTTCGAGCGAAAACACCAAGACGACTATCGCTATAAAAATTCCCGCAGCGGGGAAGTTGAGCGGGCTGTGAATACTGCCGTTGACCAGGATTCATTGAATATACGCCTGGATAAAGATCTGGGCAATAATCGTTCCGTTACCTTGACCGTCGATCATATCGACGGCCGGAAAGGATTTAATGTCATACCGGATCAGACGGTGCAGCCTTATTATTATTTCCCCAATGGGGTGAAAGCCTATGTGGAGAACGACGTTTCCCTGACTTACCGCTGGGAGCAAGGGGAAAAAACCGATAATTTTATCAAATTGTACCGCAACTATCTTACTTATAATTATGAAAATATGACCAATTTATATGGCATCGATGTAAACTGGGGCCGGTTTACCAATCAGACCGACGGAGCGGAATGGCAGCAAACCTGGAAGTTCAGTGACAATTATACATTGCTGGGCGGGGCTTCCTGGCGCCAGACCACGTACGATAATTCCGAACAGGGGATCAGCGACAAAAAAATAACCAACCGGGCCGGTTTTCTGGAAAATCACTGGCGGCTGCCCCAAAACTGGTCTGTGACGGCAGGGGTGCGGTATGACAGTTACAGCCTGTTCGGCAATAAATCCACTACCCGCATCACGGTAAACCGGGAAATCAACAATACCACTAATGTTTTTGCATCCTGGGGACAGGTTTTCAAAGTGCCGTTTATTGATGAAGTATATGGGAACGGCATCGTTGTTCCCAATCTGAATCTCCGGCCGGAAACCGGCGATGTGATCACGCTGGGGATGAACGCCAGACTGGCGAAAGAAACGGAACTTCAGGCCAGCGTGTTTACCAGCCGTGTTGAAGATGCGATAACCTATCAGAATCTGGGTACAACCGCTTTTCCTGTTTATCAGTATGCAAACGTGGCTGAGCAGAAAAGAAGCGGGCTGGACCTCAGTCTGAAGCGGCAATTATCCCCCCAGTGGCAAATAGCGGCCGGTTATTCTTATGTTAAAGTGGAAGAAAAAGAACATGGCGCCGGCAGTTATCAGGATGATATTAACAACAGTCAGCCGAATGGTTACCGGTTAAGCCTCCAATACGGGCAGGACAAATGGAATGCCGATCTTAGTCTCAGAGGGGCAACCGGGCGCAATCTGAAGGCGTTTTCCTCAGAAGATTACTGGGTGGTTGATCTGGGCGTAAACTATAAGATAAATCCGGATACCCGCGCTTATCTCAAAGTATATAACCTGGCGAACGAAGCTTATGAATTGCGTGGTTCCTACAAAACTTCCGATATTACGGGAGCCTATCCCATGCCGGCAAGGCAGTTCGTTTTTGGCATAGACCAGCGTATTTAG